From a region of the Penaeus vannamei isolate JL-2024 chromosome 2, ASM4276789v1, whole genome shotgun sequence genome:
- the LOC138863578 gene encoding PPE family protein PPE10-like, which yields MATSGLAPSGLAPSGLAPSGQAPSGPALSGLAPSGLALSGLAPSGLALSGLAPCGLALGPGTLGTGTLWTGTLWSDTLGPGTFRPGTLGPGTLGHGNLWTGTLGPGTLGTGTLWTGTLGPGTLGPGTLGTGTLGPGTLGTGTLGPGTLGTGTLGPGTLWAGTLGTGTLGPGTL from the coding sequence ATGGCAACCTCTGGACTGGCACCCTCGGGCCTGGCACCCTCGGGACTGGCACCCTCTGGACAGGCACCCTCGGGCCCGGCACTCTCGGGCCTGGCACCCTCGGGACTGGCACTCTCGGGCCTGGCACCCTCGGGACTGGCACTCTCTGGACTGGCACCCTGTGGACTGGCCCTCGGGCCTGGCACTCTAGGGACTGGTACCCTATGGACTGGCACCCTGTGGAGTGACACCCTCGGGCCTGGCACTTTCCGGCCTGGCACTCTCGGGCCTGGCACTCTCGGGCATGGCAACCTCTGGACTGGCACCCTCGGGCCTGGCACCCTCGGGACTGGCACCCTCTGGACAGGCACCCTCGGGCCCGGCACTCTCGGGCCTGGCACCCTCGGGACTGGCACTCTCGGGCCTGGCACCCTCGGGACTGGCACTCTCGGGCCTGGCACCCTCGGGACTGGCACCCTCGGGCCTGGCACTCTCTGGGCTGGCACTCTAGGGACTGGCACCCTCGGGCCTGGCACCCTCTAG